In Stenotrophomonas sp. ESTM1D_MKCIP4_1, a single genomic region encodes these proteins:
- the pyk gene encoding pyruvate kinase — protein sequence MFERQRRTKILATLGPATDPPGVLEDLFRAGVNVVRLNFSHGDPSGQAKRAADVRAAAARVGVEVGILADLPGPKIRIERFAEGKVYLKAGDRFDLIASESAGPGDASQVGVSYLGLPQDVGPGDVLLLDDGLMQLQVVEVQGDRIINTVLNDGALSDRKGLNKQGGGLSLGALTERDKELIGIVAKIGVDFIAVSFCRNAQDMNDARQIAESHGCYAALVSKIERTEAIENLEEIVEASDVVMVARGDLGVEIGDAELPGLQKKIIKASLAQNKVVITATQMLQSMVESPIPTRAEVLDVANSVIDGTDAVMLSAETAAGAYPVKAVEAMARICLGAERQFQTETDFNASPRNLERADQAIAMATMFLSQHVGVRAIVAMTESGGTARYLSRFRAKAPVFAVTRHDGARRQMALMRDVYPINFDSRGLTPREAARGSIRLLVESDLLQAGDRVVFTSGEHMETLGATNTLRLLEVGEDGRASGLGDL from the coding sequence ATGTTCGAGCGTCAGCGTCGCACCAAGATCCTAGCCACCCTCGGTCCAGCGACCGACCCGCCGGGCGTGCTGGAGGATCTGTTCCGCGCCGGCGTGAACGTGGTGCGCCTCAACTTCAGCCACGGTGATCCGTCCGGCCAGGCCAAGCGTGCTGCCGACGTGCGTGCCGCCGCGGCCCGCGTGGGCGTGGAAGTGGGCATCCTGGCCGACCTGCCGGGCCCGAAGATCCGCATCGAACGCTTTGCCGAGGGCAAGGTTTACCTGAAGGCCGGTGACCGTTTCGACCTGATCGCCAGCGAAAGCGCCGGCCCGGGCGATGCCTCCCAGGTGGGCGTGAGCTACCTGGGCCTGCCGCAGGACGTGGGCCCCGGCGACGTCCTGCTGCTCGACGATGGCCTGATGCAGCTGCAGGTGGTTGAAGTGCAGGGCGACCGCATCATCAACACCGTGCTCAACGATGGCGCGCTGTCCGACCGCAAGGGCCTGAACAAGCAGGGCGGCGGCCTGTCGCTGGGCGCGCTGACCGAGCGCGACAAGGAACTGATCGGCATCGTTGCCAAGATCGGCGTCGACTTCATCGCAGTGTCCTTCTGCCGCAACGCGCAGGACATGAACGATGCGCGCCAGATCGCCGAATCGCACGGCTGCTATGCCGCGCTGGTGTCCAAGATCGAACGCACCGAAGCCATCGAGAATCTGGAAGAGATCGTCGAAGCCAGTGACGTGGTGATGGTGGCCCGTGGCGACCTCGGCGTGGAAATCGGCGATGCCGAACTGCCGGGCCTGCAGAAGAAGATCATCAAGGCCTCGCTGGCGCAGAACAAGGTGGTGATCACCGCCACGCAGATGCTGCAGTCGATGGTGGAAAGCCCGATCCCGACCCGTGCCGAGGTGCTGGACGTGGCCAACTCGGTCATCGACGGCACCGATGCGGTGATGCTGTCGGCCGAAACCGCCGCCGGTGCCTACCCGGTGAAGGCGGTCGAGGCGATGGCCCGCATCTGCCTGGGCGCCGAGCGCCAGTTCCAGACCGAGACCGACTTCAACGCCTCGCCGCGCAACCTGGAACGTGCCGACCAAGCCATCGCCATGGCCACCATGTTCCTGTCGCAGCACGTGGGCGTGCGCGCCATCGTGGCGATGACCGAATCCGGCGGTACCGCCCGTTACCTGTCGCGCTTCCGCGCCAAGGCCCCGGTGTTCGCGGTGACACGCCATGACGGCGCCCGCCGCCAGATGGCGCTGATGCGCGATGTGTACCCGATCAACTTCGACAGCCGTGGCCTGACCCCGCGCGAAGCGGCCCGCGGCAGCATCCGCCTGCTGGTCGAATCGGACCTGCTGCAGGCCGGTGACCGCGTTGTGTTCACCAGCGGCGAGCACATGGAAACCCTGGGCGCCACCAACACCCTGCGCCTGCTGGAAGTGGGCGAAGACGGCCGCGCCAGCGGCCTGGGCGATCTGTAA
- a CDS encoding HAD hydrolase-like protein — MSAALRADGEERATLFFDMDGTLIDSEVGITRCIAYALQKMGQPVPPQATLLGWIGPSLRTTFTPLFGDDVRVEEAVALYRERFDVEGWREHTVYPEIEATVRALHGRGHRLAVVTAKNEPHARRIVEHLAFGELFDDVIGSTPDGSRSSKPQLVGEALQRLQLEPGQCWMIGDRRMDIEGARHHGLRNVGVLWGFGGEAELTEAGAGQLAREPAQLITLLA, encoded by the coding sequence ATGAGCGCGGCGCTGCGCGCTGACGGAGAAGAGCGTGCCACGCTCTTCTTCGACATGGACGGCACCCTGATCGATTCGGAAGTGGGCATCACCCGCTGCATCGCCTATGCGCTGCAGAAGATGGGCCAGCCGGTGCCACCGCAGGCAACCCTGCTCGGCTGGATCGGCCCGTCCCTGCGCACCACCTTCACCCCGCTGTTCGGCGACGACGTGCGGGTGGAGGAAGCCGTGGCGTTGTACCGCGAGCGTTTCGACGTGGAAGGGTGGCGTGAGCACACCGTCTACCCGGAGATCGAAGCCACCGTCCGCGCGCTGCATGGCCGTGGCCATCGGCTGGCGGTGGTCACGGCCAAGAACGAACCGCACGCACGCCGCATCGTCGAGCACCTGGCGTTCGGCGAGCTGTTCGATGATGTGATCGGCTCCACACCGGATGGCTCGCGCAGCAGCAAGCCGCAGCTGGTGGGTGAGGCGCTGCAGCGTCTGCAGCTGGAACCGGGACAGTGCTGGATGATCGGCGATCGCCGCATGGACATCGAGGGCGCCCGCCACCACGGCCTGCGCAACGTGGGTGTGCTGTGGGGGTTCGGCGGCGAAGCCGAGCTGACCGAGGCCGGCGCCGGCCAGCTGGCCCGCGAACCGGCGCAGCTGATCACCTTGCTGGCCTGA
- a CDS encoding phosphoglycerate kinase, protein MSIVRMTDLDLSGKRVLIRQDLNVPIENGRITSEQRITASLPTLKRALEQGAAVMVTSHLGRPKEGVWSEADSLAPVAQRLSELLGREVPLVRDWVDGVDVQPGQLVLLENCRMNVGEGKDDEALSKKYAALCDVFVMDAFGTAHRAQASTHGVIRFAPVAAGGPLLMAELDALAKALDAPAKPLLAIVAGSKVSTKLELLANLVGKVDQLIVGGGIANTFIAAAGYKVGKSLYEPDLLDTAKKIVADAQARGAAIPLPVDVVTAKQFLPDATAEVKAVDAVAEDDLILDIGPQTAAQYAQLIDQAGTVVWNGPVGVFEFEAFSKGTEALARAIASSKAFSIAGGGDTLAAVDKFDIAGDVSYISTGGGAFLEFLEGKTLPAVAALAARGA, encoded by the coding sequence ATGTCCATCGTCCGCATGACCGACCTCGACCTCTCCGGCAAGCGCGTGCTGATCCGCCAGGATCTGAACGTGCCGATCGAGAATGGCCGCATCACCTCCGAACAGCGCATCACCGCCTCGCTGCCGACGCTCAAGCGGGCGCTGGAGCAGGGCGCTGCGGTGATGGTCACCTCGCACCTGGGCCGTCCGAAGGAAGGCGTGTGGAGCGAAGCCGATTCGCTGGCACCGGTCGCCCAGCGGCTGTCCGAACTGCTTGGCCGCGAGGTTCCGCTGGTGCGCGATTGGGTGGACGGCGTGGACGTGCAGCCGGGCCAGCTGGTACTGCTGGAAAACTGCCGCATGAATGTCGGCGAGGGCAAGGATGACGAAGCCCTGTCGAAGAAGTACGCCGCCCTGTGCGACGTGTTCGTGATGGATGCCTTTGGCACCGCGCACCGCGCCCAGGCCTCCACCCACGGCGTCATCCGCTTCGCCCCGGTGGCTGCCGGCGGCCCGCTGCTGATGGCTGAGCTGGATGCGCTGGCCAAGGCACTGGATGCCCCGGCCAAGCCGCTGCTGGCCATCGTGGCCGGCAGCAAGGTCAGCACCAAGCTGGAACTGCTGGCCAATCTGGTCGGCAAGGTCGACCAGCTCATCGTCGGTGGCGGCATCGCCAACACCTTCATCGCCGCCGCTGGTTACAAGGTGGGCAAGTCGCTGTACGAGCCGGACCTGCTGGATACCGCGAAGAAGATCGTCGCCGACGCCCAGGCCCGTGGCGCCGCCATCCCGCTGCCGGTGGACGTGGTGACCGCCAAGCAGTTCCTGCCCGATGCGACAGCGGAAGTGAAGGCCGTCGATGCCGTGGCGGAGGATGATCTGATCCTGGACATCGGCCCGCAGACCGCCGCGCAGTACGCGCAGCTGATCGATCAGGCCGGCACCGTGGTCTGGAACGGCCCGGTGGGCGTGTTCGAGTTCGAGGCCTTCAGCAAGGGCACCGAAGCGCTGGCCCGCGCCATCGCCAGCTCCAAGGCGTTCTCCATTGCCGGTGGTGGCGACACTCTGGCGGCAGTCGACAAGTTCGATATTGCCGGTGATGTCAGCTACATCTCCACCGGTGGCGGCGCGTTCCTTGAGTTCCTGGAAGGCAAGACCCTGCCGGCCGTGGCTGCTCTGGCCGCACGCGGCGCATGA
- a CDS encoding DUF3999 domain-containing protein: MKKWSAALLPMLLALASVASAQATDYRAHYAEQWPLSLSSAQSGAYRVVLEPAIYRRAGRADLADLQVFNAAGQALPSALLAPDQPLAQPPVQRELPWFALPRLAEAQRNDLQLLTERDTDGRVRRVEARVGGGAVANGQGGWLIDASVLGQQPLAALVLDWADSGQPLQAQVQLDASDDLQHWRAVARDVPLVDLQRAGKRLLQRRLQVDGNARYLRVLPQGDARLPVLRSVLAELPPAPATVPWEWLSLQPTAAGTGEYTFELDGRFPVSRADVASADNSLVQWTLYSRDDPGAEWQRRSAPWIAYQVQQGAPGQRQQSAAQALGGPWRDRYWKLVASPVETATAPTLRLGYQPEVMVFLSQGAAPYALAVGSATARRAEAPIAVLIEELRQRNDPAWQPTLARLEGAPETLAGDAALKPPRDWKAWLLWALLGLGVLVVGGLALSLLRQKPAPSA, translated from the coding sequence ATGAAGAAGTGGAGTGCGGCACTGCTGCCGATGTTGCTGGCGTTGGCCAGCGTGGCATCCGCGCAGGCCACCGACTACCGCGCGCACTATGCCGAACAGTGGCCGTTGAGCCTGTCCAGCGCGCAGTCCGGCGCCTATCGCGTGGTGTTGGAGCCCGCCATCTACCGCCGCGCCGGCCGTGCCGATCTGGCAGATCTGCAGGTATTCAACGCCGCCGGTCAGGCATTGCCATCGGCGCTGCTCGCCCCGGACCAGCCGCTGGCCCAGCCGCCGGTGCAGCGGGAGCTGCCGTGGTTCGCGCTGCCGCGGTTGGCCGAAGCACAGCGCAATGATCTGCAGCTGCTGACCGAGCGCGATACCGACGGCCGCGTGCGCCGGGTTGAAGCGCGCGTGGGCGGTGGTGCGGTGGCGAACGGGCAGGGCGGCTGGCTGATCGACGCCAGCGTGCTGGGCCAGCAGCCGCTGGCCGCGCTGGTGCTGGACTGGGCCGACAGCGGGCAGCCGTTGCAGGCACAGGTGCAGCTGGATGCCAGCGACGACCTGCAGCACTGGCGGGCCGTGGCGCGCGATGTGCCGCTGGTGGATCTGCAGCGCGCCGGCAAGCGCCTGCTGCAGCGGCGGCTGCAGGTGGATGGCAATGCGCGTTACCTGCGCGTCCTGCCGCAGGGCGACGCGCGCCTGCCGGTGCTGCGCAGCGTGCTGGCCGAACTGCCACCCGCGCCGGCGACGGTGCCGTGGGAGTGGCTGTCGCTGCAACCGACCGCCGCGGGTACGGGCGAGTACACCTTTGAACTGGACGGGCGGTTCCCGGTCAGCAGGGCCGACGTGGCCAGCGCCGACAACAGCCTGGTGCAGTGGACGCTGTACAGCCGCGACGACCCCGGTGCCGAATGGCAGCGCCGCAGTGCCCCCTGGATCGCCTATCAGGTACAGCAGGGCGCACCGGGCCAGCGCCAGCAGTCTGCCGCGCAGGCACTGGGCGGCCCTTGGCGTGACCGCTACTGGAAACTGGTGGCCAGCCCGGTGGAAACCGCCACCGCGCCGACCCTGCGCCTGGGCTACCAACCCGAAGTGATGGTGTTCCTGAGCCAGGGCGCGGCGCCGTACGCGCTGGCGGTGGGCAGTGCAACCGCACGCCGTGCCGAAGCACCGATCGCGGTGCTGATCGAGGAACTGCGCCAACGCAACGACCCCGCGTGGCAGCCGACGCTGGCGCGTCTGGAAGGCGCACCGGAGACGTTGGCCGGCGATGCCGCGCTGAAGCCGCCGCGCGACTGGAAGGCCTGGCTGCTGTGGGCATTGCTGGGCCTGGGCGTGCTGGTGGTGGGCGGCCTGGCGCTCAGCCTGCTGCGGCAGAAGCCCGCGCCCTCGGCGTAA
- a CDS encoding DUF2339 domain-containing protein — protein MEALIVLVVLALLAIPLLLVVALVMIAGLRRRVAALESTLAQGVPAVAAAPRAVEPAAAAEPAAPLAEASEPPFLRPAAAAPQPLSPAPAVAQPAAVPPPVPAPPPLPPEPVQPNVIERAVGAVKRWFTEGNVPVKIGMLVLLAGVAALLKYVSDQGWLVLPIELRLAAITVGALGLLGFGWYQRERRRLFALALQGGAIGVLLLTIFAAFKRFELINPGFAFASSILLVAGLCVLAVVQNSRTLAVLGILAGFMAPLWLSTGSGNHVGLFSYYAVLNAGIFAIAWFRPWRALNLLGFAFTFGIGTFWGVLQYRADKFTSTEPFLLLFFAFYLLIPLLYARRQPAERRDLVDGSLVFGTPLIAFSLQAGMLHEQPMTLALCALGLAAIYAVLARALIHRASYRVLAQSHAVLAVGFATLAVPLALSARATGAVFALEGAGLAWLGLRQQRWLPQVAAALLQLGAAFAFVVGADYWHADARFLLNPTAIGALLLALAGFASAWSYQRRARHDVALVYYLWGLLWWLGGFIHEIGRFIERTAQADALLVLAALTAWLAAEAQRRQPARALGVTALVMLATGFPLALLQSDAHQQPFAGYGALGWAVFAVLGVRTLLCLRQGGDGVARIAQFLWWLLWPSLLSLLALWGGDAAHLAQGWTALLVTLPWLLLAAVSLWRWAWLRWPLGDAFDAARTSLQSVVFAVLACAWWIGISLAGDAAPLPWLPVLNPAELSQWLGLLLAARWLFGGQAPAALQRLRVPLLALAGFIALTSTVLHGVHHWGGVPWAPSMARESLAQTSLTVLWSVLGVIAWVWGSRRGQRILWMVGAVLMAVVLAKLVLIDRQHLGNLLGIASFIAYGLLCTVVGYLAPAPPGTAPTVENTQ, from the coding sequence ATGGAAGCACTGATCGTCCTGGTGGTTTTGGCCCTGCTGGCGATACCGCTGCTGCTGGTGGTGGCGCTGGTGATGATTGCCGGCCTGCGCCGGCGCGTGGCCGCACTGGAAAGCACCTTGGCCCAAGGCGTTCCCGCCGTTGCCGCCGCGCCACGCGCGGTCGAGCCGGCCGCCGCCGCAGAACCTGCTGCACCTTTGGCCGAGGCCAGCGAACCGCCATTCCTGCGCCCGGCTGCTGCTGCCCCGCAGCCGCTGTCGCCCGCACCGGCTGTTGCGCAGCCCGCCGCCGTGCCGCCGCCGGTCCCGGCGCCGCCACCCCTGCCGCCGGAGCCTGTGCAGCCCAACGTGATCGAACGCGCCGTGGGCGCGGTCAAACGCTGGTTCACCGAAGGCAATGTGCCGGTGAAGATCGGCATGCTGGTGCTGCTGGCCGGCGTCGCCGCGCTGCTCAAGTACGTCAGCGATCAGGGCTGGCTGGTGCTGCCGATCGAGCTGCGCCTGGCCGCCATCACGGTCGGCGCGCTGGGCCTGCTGGGCTTCGGCTGGTACCAGCGCGAGCGCCGCCGGCTGTTTGCCCTGGCCTTGCAGGGCGGCGCCATCGGCGTGCTGCTGCTGACCATCTTCGCGGCCTTCAAGCGCTTTGAACTCATCAACCCCGGCTTCGCCTTCGCCAGTTCGATCCTGCTGGTGGCCGGGCTGTGCGTGTTGGCCGTGGTGCAGAACTCGCGCACGCTGGCGGTGCTGGGCATCCTCGCCGGCTTCATGGCGCCGCTGTGGCTGTCCACCGGCAGCGGCAACCATGTGGGCCTGTTCAGCTACTACGCGGTGCTCAATGCCGGCATCTTCGCCATCGCCTGGTTCCGCCCGTGGCGTGCGCTCAATCTGCTGGGCTTTGCCTTCACCTTCGGCATCGGCACCTTCTGGGGCGTGCTGCAGTACCGCGCCGACAAGTTCACCAGCACCGAACCGTTCCTGCTGCTGTTCTTCGCCTTCTACCTGCTGATTCCGCTGCTGTACGCGCGCCGCCAGCCGGCCGAGCGCCGCGATCTGGTCGACGGCAGCCTTGTGTTCGGCACGCCACTGATCGCGTTCTCGCTGCAGGCCGGCATGCTGCATGAGCAGCCGATGACGCTGGCGTTGTGCGCGCTGGGCCTGGCGGCGATCTATGCGGTGCTGGCGCGCGCGCTGATCCATCGCGCGTCCTACCGCGTGCTGGCGCAGTCGCACGCGGTGCTGGCGGTGGGCTTTGCCACGCTGGCGGTGCCGCTGGCGCTGTCGGCGCGCGCCACCGGCGCGGTGTTCGCATTGGAAGGTGCGGGCCTGGCCTGGCTGGGGCTGCGCCAGCAGCGCTGGCTGCCGCAGGTGGCTGCCGCGCTGCTGCAGCTCGGGGCCGCCTTCGCGTTCGTGGTGGGCGCCGACTACTGGCACGCGGACGCGCGGTTCCTGCTCAACCCCACCGCCATCGGCGCGCTGCTGCTGGCGCTGGCCGGCTTCGCCAGTGCATGGAGCTACCAGCGCCGCGCGCGGCACGACGTGGCGCTGGTCTATTACCTGTGGGGCCTGCTGTGGTGGCTGGGCGGCTTCATTCATGAGATCGGCCGCTTCATCGAGCGCACTGCGCAGGCTGACGCCCTGCTGGTGCTGGCCGCACTGACCGCCTGGCTGGCTGCGGAAGCGCAGCGCCGCCAGCCCGCGCGCGCGCTGGGCGTGACCGCCCTGGTGATGCTGGCGACAGGCTTCCCGCTGGCCCTGCTGCAGAGCGATGCGCACCAGCAGCCGTTCGCCGGGTACGGCGCGCTGGGCTGGGCGGTGTTTGCGGTGCTGGGCGTGCGCACCCTGCTGTGCCTGCGCCAGGGCGGCGATGGCGTGGCCCGCATCGCCCAGTTCCTGTGGTGGCTGCTGTGGCCTTCGCTGCTGTCCCTGCTTGCGTTGTGGGGCGGCGATGCCGCGCATCTGGCGCAGGGTTGGACCGCGTTGCTGGTGACTCTGCCGTGGCTGCTGCTGGCGGCCGTGTCGCTGTGGCGCTGGGCATGGCTGCGCTGGCCGCTGGGCGACGCCTTCGATGCGGCACGCACGTCGCTGCAGAGCGTGGTGTTCGCTGTGCTGGCCTGCGCATGGTGGATCGGTATCAGCCTGGCCGGCGATGCCGCGCCGCTGCCGTGGCTGCCGGTACTCAACCCCGCCGAACTGTCGCAGTGGCTGGGCCTGCTGTTGGCCGCCCGTTGGCTGTTCGGCGGCCAGGCCCCGGCCGCGCTGCAGCGCCTGCGCGTGCCGTTGCTGGCGTTGGCCGGATTCATCGCGCTCACCAGCACGGTGCTGCATGGCGTGCACCACTGGGGAGGCGTGCCGTGGGCGCCGTCGATGGCCCGCGAAAGCCTGGCGCAGACCAGCCTGACCGTGCTGTGGAGCGTGCTGGGCGTCATCGCCTGGGTCTGGGGCTCGCGTCGTGGCCAGCGCATCCTGTGGATGGTCGGTGCCGTGCTGATGGCGGTAGTGCTGGCCAAGCTGGTACTGATCGACCGCCAGCACCTGGGCAACCTGTTGGGTATCGCATCGTTCATTGCCTACGGCCTGCTGTGCACGGTCGTGGGCTATCTGGCGCCGGCGCCCCCGGGCACCGCGCCAACCGTGGAGAACACGCAATGA
- the gap gene encoding type I glyceraldehyde-3-phosphate dehydrogenase: protein MAIKVGINGFGRIGRNVLRSAVLNFGDDIEIVAINDLLEPDYLAYMLKYDSVHGRFKADVAVQGNDLLVNGKKIRLTQERDPANLKWDEVGADVVLEATGLFLTKETAQKHIDAGAKKVILSAPSKDDTPMFVFGVNDKTYAGQAIISNASCTTNCLAPLAKVINDKWGIKRGLMTTVHAATATQKTVDGPSNKDWRGGRGILENIIPSSTGAAKAVGVVIPELNKKLTGMSFRVPTSDVSVVDLTVELEKEATYAEICAEVKAQSEGALKGILGYTEDKVVATDFVGETHTSVFDADAGIALDGTFVKLVSWYDNEWGYSNKCLEMAKVVAAK, encoded by the coding sequence ATGGCAATCAAGGTTGGTATCAACGGTTTCGGTCGCATCGGTCGCAATGTGCTGCGCTCGGCGGTGCTGAACTTCGGCGATGACATCGAAATCGTGGCCATCAACGATCTGCTGGAGCCGGACTACCTGGCGTACATGCTGAAGTACGACTCCGTGCATGGCCGCTTCAAGGCCGATGTGGCGGTGCAGGGCAACGATCTGCTGGTCAACGGCAAGAAGATCCGCCTGACCCAGGAACGCGACCCGGCCAACCTGAAGTGGGATGAAGTCGGCGCCGACGTCGTCCTGGAAGCCACCGGCCTGTTCCTGACCAAGGAAACCGCGCAGAAGCACATCGATGCCGGCGCGAAGAAGGTCATCCTGTCGGCTCCGTCGAAGGACGACACCCCGATGTTCGTGTTCGGCGTGAACGACAAGACCTACGCCGGCCAGGCCATCATCTCCAACGCGTCGTGCACCACCAACTGCCTGGCCCCGCTGGCCAAGGTCATCAACGACAAGTGGGGCATCAAGCGCGGCCTGATGACCACCGTGCACGCAGCCACTGCCACCCAGAAGACCGTCGATGGCCCGTCCAACAAGGACTGGCGCGGTGGCCGTGGCATCCTGGAAAACATCATTCCGTCGTCCACCGGCGCGGCCAAGGCCGTCGGCGTGGTCATCCCGGAACTGAACAAGAAGCTGACCGGTATGAGCTTCCGCGTCCCGACCTCGGACGTGTCGGTGGTCGACCTGACCGTCGAGCTGGAAAAGGAAGCCACCTACGCCGAAATCTGCGCCGAAGTGAAGGCACAGAGCGAAGGCGCGCTGAAGGGCATCCTGGGTTACACCGAAGACAAGGTGGTGGCCACCGATTTCGTCGGTGAAACCCACACCTCGGTGTTCGATGCCGACGCCGGTATCGCCCTGGACGGCACCTTCGTCAAGCTCGTGTCGTGGTACGACAACGAGTGGGGCTACTCGAACAAGTGCCTGGAAATGGCCAAGGTCGTCGCGGCCAAGTAA